A single Fodinibius saliphilus DNA region contains:
- the hemL gene encoding glutamate-1-semialdehyde 2,1-aminomutase, with protein sequence MIETSEKLFEQAQKSIPGGVNSPARAFNSVGGAPVFFDKAEGSILTDVDGNEYIDYVGSWGPMILGHSYEPVVEAVQKTAAKSTSFGAPTNIEIKIAELVKKMVPNVDMIRMVNSGTEACMSAIRVARGYTDRDKVIKFEGNYHGHADSFLINAGSGALTLGQPSSPGVTEGTAKDTLTANFNDLHSVKKILSENEGEVAALVVEPVAGNMGCIPPKKGFLDGLRELCDAHEVVLIFDEVMTGFRVAQGGAQQRYGVEADLVTYGKIIGAGLPVGAFGGRQEIMDVVSPVGPVYQAGTLSGNPLAMAAGYALLSELHENPRHYDELEEKTTYLFTGLKEVFQNHNVPVSINRVGSMMSVFFTEQEVVDFETANTTDQELFKKYFHGMLQNGVYLPPSPFEALFLANSLTEELLDKTIEVADKSIQQALAEV encoded by the coding sequence ATGATTGAAACGAGTGAAAAATTATTTGAGCAAGCACAAAAATCTATTCCCGGTGGTGTGAATTCACCGGCGCGCGCCTTTAACTCTGTTGGAGGGGCGCCTGTGTTCTTTGATAAAGCTGAAGGGTCAATTCTTACTGATGTCGATGGAAATGAGTATATAGACTATGTAGGCTCTTGGGGACCAATGATTTTGGGCCATTCTTATGAGCCGGTTGTTGAAGCTGTGCAGAAGACGGCAGCAAAATCCACTTCTTTTGGGGCGCCTACCAATATTGAAATAAAGATTGCCGAGCTTGTTAAGAAGATGGTTCCAAACGTTGATATGATCAGAATGGTAAATTCTGGTACCGAAGCGTGTATGAGTGCCATTCGTGTAGCTCGTGGATATACTGATCGTGATAAAGTGATAAAGTTTGAGGGAAACTATCACGGGCATGCCGATTCTTTCCTGATAAACGCGGGTAGCGGAGCGCTGACATTGGGCCAACCCAGTAGTCCGGGGGTAACTGAGGGAACTGCAAAAGATACGCTTACAGCAAATTTTAACGATCTTCATTCTGTGAAGAAAATCCTCAGTGAAAATGAAGGAGAAGTGGCAGCACTGGTAGTGGAACCGGTGGCCGGTAATATGGGGTGTATCCCACCTAAAAAAGGATTTTTGGATGGGCTGCGAGAACTTTGCGATGCCCATGAAGTAGTACTTATTTTTGATGAAGTGATGACTGGATTCCGTGTTGCACAAGGGGGCGCCCAGCAACGTTATGGCGTAGAGGCTGATTTGGTTACCTATGGCAAAATTATTGGTGCAGGATTACCGGTTGGTGCATTTGGCGGTCGCCAAGAGATTATGGATGTTGTTTCGCCGGTTGGCCCTGTTTATCAGGCCGGAACATTGTCGGGTAATCCACTGGCAATGGCGGCTGGATATGCGCTTCTCTCAGAGTTACATGAAAATCCACGTCATTACGACGAACTTGAGGAAAAAACGACCTATCTTTTTACAGGACTCAAAGAAGTATTCCAAAATCATAATGTTCCTGTTTCTATTAACCGTGTGGGATCAATGATGAGTGTGTTCTTTACTGAACAAGAGGTGGTAGATTTTGAAACTGCTAATACCACGGACCAGGAACTGTTTAAGAAGTATTTTCATGGAATGCTTCAAAATGGGGTTTACTTGCCACCTTCTCCATTTGAGGCCCTCTTTCTTGCTAATTCGTTAACCGAAGAGTTGCTAGATAAAACAATTGAAGTAGCGGATAAATCTATCCAGCAAGCATTGGCCGAGGTTTAA
- a CDS encoding DUF6787 family protein, which translates to MGELIEKMKKRWGVETLGGVLLILFIFSITGMTALYVRKFVFGWLGFDAETPLWIELIAWVLVVFPSYQILFLIYGFLLGQFEFVWNFEKKSLHRIKNLFVRD; encoded by the coding sequence ATGGGTGAATTGATTGAGAAAATGAAAAAGCGGTGGGGGGTGGAGACCTTGGGAGGGGTGCTTCTCATCCTATTCATTTTTTCTATTACCGGGATGACAGCGCTTTATGTTAGAAAGTTTGTTTTTGGGTGGCTGGGTTTTGATGCGGAGACTCCTCTCTGGATAGAATTGATAGCATGGGTTTTGGTAGTGTTCCCATCGTATCAAATTCTGTTTTTGATCTACGGCTTTTTATTGGGCCAATTTGAATTCGTATGGAACTTCGAGAAGAAGAGTCTCCATCGTATAAAAAACCTTTTTGTGCGCGACTAG
- a CDS encoding MmcQ/YjbR family DNA-binding protein codes for MNIEDFREFCLSFNGVSEGFPFDDESTLAFKVMDKIFAITDVDDFDGINLKCDPIKAAMLRDLYKDVEPGYHMDKKHWNTVNPQGELDDEIIKEWIKDSYNLVVEGLSRKKQKKLEKMDN; via the coding sequence ATGAATATAGAAGACTTCAGAGAATTTTGCCTATCATTTAATGGCGTATCCGAAGGCTTTCCTTTTGATGATGAATCCACCTTGGCTTTTAAAGTCATGGATAAAATTTTTGCTATTACTGATGTCGATGATTTCGATGGCATCAATCTCAAATGTGACCCCATTAAAGCAGCTATGCTCCGCGACTTATATAAAGATGTAGAGCCGGGATATCACATGGATAAGAAACATTGGAATACTGTTAATCCACAAGGAGAGCTTGATGATGAAATTATCAAGGAGTGGATAAAGGATTCATACAATTTAGTTGTAGAAGGTCTTTCGCGAAAGAAGCAGAAGAAGTTGGAAAAGATGGATAACTAA
- a CDS encoding DUF423 domain-containing protein: MAKIFLTVGSIAMVLAVTLGAFGAHGLKNSLTQEMLDIFETGVQYHFYHALGLLAIGLTAKYLPSSSLLSWSGWLMITGIFIFSGSLYTLSISGIRWLGAITPIGGICFIAAWVLLALAIWKGF, translated from the coding sequence ATGGCAAAGATTTTTTTAACGGTAGGCAGTATCGCTATGGTACTGGCTGTAACCCTTGGAGCTTTCGGTGCTCATGGCCTCAAAAATTCGTTAACACAAGAAATGCTTGATATTTTTGAAACAGGAGTACAATACCATTTCTATCATGCCCTTGGCCTTCTTGCTATTGGACTTACAGCTAAATATCTGCCAAGTTCGAGTCTGCTTTCCTGGTCTGGTTGGCTCATGATAACAGGAATCTTCATCTTTTCAGGAAGCCTCTACACACTTTCCATCAGTGGAATTCGCTGGCTCGGAGCCATCACACCAATAGGTGGCATCTGTTTTATTGCTGCATGGGTATTACTGGCACTGGCTATCTGGAAAGGATTTTAA
- a CDS encoding CDGSH iron-sulfur domain-containing protein yields MDKKIHTYESDDITIEFDSKRCLHTAECVKGMPSVFNPDNKPWIQPEKASADDIKEIVHRCPTGALQYQDKEEKPPRENTITIVPDGPLYMRGDIEIQNSEGETLLEDTRVAVCRCGKSKNKPLCDNSHQDIDFKAPASFKESKLQPTDSGDPSKKKLTLKLMDDGPILLDGTYRIHSIATQSVNSSKNVALCRCGESESKPFCDGTHKDIGFEG; encoded by the coding sequence ATGGATAAAAAGATACATACCTACGAATCTGATGACATTACAATAGAATTTGACAGTAAGCGATGTCTCCATACGGCAGAGTGTGTAAAAGGAATGCCCTCTGTTTTTAATCCCGATAACAAGCCTTGGATTCAACCAGAGAAAGCCTCGGCTGATGATATTAAAGAAATTGTTCATCGCTGCCCAACGGGGGCGTTACAATATCAAGACAAAGAGGAAAAACCCCCTCGCGAAAATACCATAACCATTGTACCAGATGGCCCACTATATATGCGCGGTGATATAGAAATTCAAAATTCTGAAGGTGAGACTCTTCTTGAAGATACCCGAGTAGCTGTTTGTCGCTGTGGCAAATCTAAAAATAAGCCACTCTGTGATAACTCACATCAAGATATTGATTTTAAAGCTCCGGCCTCTTTTAAAGAGTCTAAACTTCAACCCACTGACAGTGGCGATCCATCCAAGAAAAAACTAACACTAAAATTGATGGATGATGGCCCCATCCTGCTTGACGGCACCTATCGTATTCATTCTATTGCTACTCAGTCCGTGAATAGCTCTAAAAATGTGGCTCTTTGCCGATGCGGAGAATCCGAGAGTAAGCCATTTTGTGATGGCACCCATAAAGATATAGGCTTTGAAGGATAG
- a CDS encoding SDR family oxidoreductase, with protein MTISILGCGWLGLPLAEKLRDKDHLIKGSTTSEEKIELLKGKKIIPFLLTLNPTLNCEDCTDFWDSDLLILNIPPGRGRDNIVEHHLQQIKSVIKQLENSPINRLIFISSTSVYPPNPGIVTEEETEEGNAKRPSGNALLKAEKLLMKQDSFDTTIIRFGGLYGYDRNPANFLAGRKNVSGGEAPVNLIHRDDCIGIIDRIIDEDVRGEIYNGVSDGHPPKNMYYPAAARAMDLEPPTFEDDDTENHKVVSNKKVTELLGYEFKHPNPMDF; from the coding sequence ATGACGATCAGCATTTTAGGTTGTGGATGGCTAGGTCTTCCCTTAGCAGAAAAACTTCGTGATAAGGATCATCTTATAAAAGGATCCACAACTTCTGAAGAAAAAATCGAACTACTTAAAGGGAAGAAAATCATTCCCTTCTTATTGACTCTGAACCCAACCCTCAACTGTGAAGATTGCACTGATTTCTGGGATTCCGATCTACTCATCCTAAATATTCCTCCGGGCCGGGGAAGAGATAACATTGTGGAACACCATCTCCAACAGATTAAATCGGTCATCAAACAGCTTGAAAACTCCCCTATTAATCGACTCATCTTTATTAGCTCAACATCGGTATACCCGCCTAATCCGGGCATTGTTACCGAAGAGGAAACAGAAGAAGGAAATGCCAAACGTCCCTCAGGCAATGCCTTACTCAAGGCCGAAAAGTTATTAATGAAGCAAGATTCTTTTGACACCACCATCATCCGTTTTGGTGGACTGTATGGCTACGATCGAAATCCTGCAAACTTTTTGGCAGGGCGTAAAAATGTATCCGGTGGAGAGGCCCCTGTGAACCTTATTCATCGCGATGACTGTATCGGTATTATTGACCGTATTATCGATGAAGATGTTAGAGGTGAGATATACAATGGGGTTTCTGACGGACATCCACCAAAAAATATGTATTACCCTGCTGCCGCCCGGGCTATGGATCTGGAACCGCCCACTTTTGAAGATGATGACACCGAAAATCATAAAGTAGTATCAAACAAAAAAGTTACAGAGCTTTTGGGATACGAATTCAAGCATCCAAATCCAATGGATTTTTAA
- a CDS encoding DUF3552 domain-containing protein: protein MKRIIILISAILIAFVFMGCSEKSEKEMSQVKEEAQEVIKSAQKDLKNSKTGFVNNVEEQMTKLESNMEELKSKINNESGNAKSELQKKWEDLKKEKKSLENDLEELRARSKKNWQELKDGVNDQLDSLKDSSSNLKKEVGGNSDS, encoded by the coding sequence ATGAAACGTATTATAATATTGATTTCTGCTATTTTAATAGCGTTTGTATTTATGGGTTGTTCCGAAAAGTCAGAAAAGGAAATGAGCCAGGTGAAAGAAGAAGCCCAAGAAGTTATTAAATCGGCTCAGAAAGATCTCAAAAATAGCAAAACGGGGTTTGTTAATAATGTAGAAGAGCAGATGACAAAGCTGGAAAGTAATATGGAAGAGTTAAAAAGTAAGATCAACAATGAATCCGGTAATGCCAAGAGTGAACTCCAAAAGAAGTGGGAAGATCTTAAGAAAGAGAAGAAAAGCCTGGAAAACGATCTGGAAGAGCTAAGAGCCCGTTCCAAGAAAAATTGGCAAGAGCTTAAGGATGGAGTAAACGATCAGCTTGATAGCCTAAAAGATTCATCTAGTAATTTAAAGAAAGAGGTGGGAGGTAACTCCGACTCCTAA
- the pruA gene encoding L-glutamate gamma-semialdehyde dehydrogenase, giving the protein MANAFFEIREPENEPVYSYAPGTPEREKLKKEIERQKAQQIEIPAIIGGKEVKTGRTADLVIPHNHDHKLGETHLCGEKEVQMAIDAAMEAREEWAKMDWQDRVAIFKKAADLLSGSWRYKINASTMLAQSKTAYQSEIDAVAELADFFRFNAYYLTEIYQGQPDSPEGMWNRSEYRPLEGFVFAVTPFNFTSIAGNLPTAPAICGNVALWKPATSSVYSNYFIMKLLQEAGLPDGVVNFLPGNGADIGDPVLESEHLSGLHFTGSTGTFQHLWKSIAEKIEKYNTYPRIVGETGGKDFIFAHNEADVDALVVAALRAAYEYQGQKCSAASRMYIPESIWNEFHEKFTAEVEKIKMGEAEDFRNFMTAVIDQKAFDSITEYIDYAHDADDADVLLGGNYDDSEGFFIEPTFVLAEDPHFKTMEEEIFGPVLTAYVYEDDKFDETLELCDNTSPYALTGAIFSQDRYALNKMADRLRQAAGNFYINDKPTAAVVNQQPFGGARKSGTNDKAGSAANLMRWISIRSLKETQEPPKDWTYPFMGEE; this is encoded by the coding sequence ATGGCTAATGCATTTTTTGAAATTCGGGAACCGGAAAACGAACCGGTTTATTCCTATGCTCCGGGTACTCCTGAACGGGAAAAACTTAAAAAAGAAATAGAACGACAAAAAGCACAGCAGATAGAGATACCTGCTATTATTGGCGGCAAAGAAGTAAAAACAGGACGCACTGCTGATCTTGTTATCCCCCATAACCATGATCACAAATTGGGAGAAACACATCTTTGTGGTGAAAAAGAAGTACAGATGGCCATTGACGCTGCTATGGAAGCCCGTGAAGAATGGGCTAAAATGGACTGGCAAGATCGTGTAGCCATATTTAAGAAAGCCGCAGATCTTCTTTCCGGCTCTTGGAGATACAAGATCAACGCTTCTACCATGTTGGCACAATCCAAAACGGCCTACCAGTCTGAAATTGATGCAGTAGCAGAACTTGCAGACTTCTTCCGTTTTAATGCCTATTACCTTACAGAGATCTATCAGGGCCAACCGGATTCTCCTGAGGGTATGTGGAATCGCTCGGAGTATCGTCCGCTTGAAGGATTTGTTTTTGCCGTTACCCCCTTCAACTTTACCTCTATTGCCGGCAATCTTCCAACGGCACCCGCCATTTGTGGTAATGTAGCTCTTTGGAAACCGGCAACTTCATCGGTCTATTCCAATTACTTTATCATGAAGCTTCTTCAAGAAGCAGGACTCCCCGATGGTGTTGTTAACTTCTTGCCCGGAAACGGTGCGGATATCGGTGACCCTGTTCTTGAAAGTGAACATCTCTCCGGGCTCCACTTCACCGGCTCTACCGGAACCTTCCAACACCTGTGGAAAAGCATCGCCGAAAAAATTGAAAAATATAATACCTACCCACGCATTGTAGGGGAAACCGGCGGTAAAGACTTTATCTTTGCCCACAACGAAGCTGATGTCGATGCACTGGTTGTTGCCGCTCTGCGTGCCGCTTATGAGTATCAGGGACAGAAATGCTCTGCTGCTTCTCGCATGTATATCCCAGAATCCATTTGGAATGAATTCCATGAAAAATTCACTGCTGAAGTGGAAAAAATAAAGATGGGCGAAGCAGAAGACTTTAGAAACTTTATGACCGCTGTTATCGACCAAAAAGCTTTCGACAGCATCACCGAATATATCGACTATGCACATGATGCTGATGACGCTGATGTTCTGCTCGGCGGTAACTATGATGACTCTGAAGGCTTCTTTATTGAGCCAACTTTTGTGCTTGCTGAAGACCCTCACTTCAAAACCATGGAAGAAGAGATCTTTGGGCCTGTACTAACGGCTTATGTATATGAAGATGATAAGTTTGATGAAACACTCGAACTCTGTGATAACACTTCCCCTTATGCGCTGACCGGGGCTATCTTCTCTCAAGACCGTTATGCTCTCAACAAGATGGCGGATCGTCTGCGACAAGCTGCTGGTAACTTCTATATTAACGACAAGCCCACAGCAGCCGTTGTTAACCAACAGCCCTTTGGTGGTGCACGAAAATCCGGAACCAACGATAAAGCCGGAAGTGCTGCCAATCTGATGCGCTGGATCTCAATCCGTTCTCTAAAAGAGACCCAGGAACCACCTAAAGACTGGACCTACCCTTTCATGGGTGAAGAGTAA
- the hemG gene encoding protoporphyrinogen oxidase, whose amino-acid sequence MTNKKSSVGILGAGISGLTIAHALAQQNVSVTVYDKRDEVGGAIQSNRRNGWLIEEGPNTLMVRSQELWDLLEKLDLNDNIREANTAAKKRFIVKEKKPVALPHSLGSFLSTPLFSTGAKLRLLKEPFVGASQKQDESIANFIERRLGKQPLDYGVNPFVSGIFAGDPKQLSIKHTFSKLWAMEQEHGSLLKGLFKKGRSNNTPRKALLSFDEGNQVLPQALANTLPEGVNTSATITSATNNNNGWTIEAKVEGDTIRNRHHCLVSTVPVYTASNIFNNPLFDELADLPYAPLSVLALGYKKEQVSHPLDGFGMLIPEKEKYKLLGCLFSSTLFKGRAPEGHHLITCFIGGARNPDLASKPEQKLRSIVTNELSELLGVAGDPVFCHHKFWNNAIPQYEVGYDHFISQMQKIEQQQPGLFLDGNFRNGVSVPDCISSGMETAEKVSSFLRDHNKKG is encoded by the coding sequence ATGACTAATAAAAAATCATCAGTTGGCATACTAGGAGCAGGTATTTCAGGGTTGACCATTGCCCATGCCCTCGCCCAACAAAATGTATCGGTCACGGTTTATGATAAACGTGACGAAGTAGGCGGTGCGATTCAATCGAACCGTCGTAACGGCTGGCTCATTGAGGAAGGTCCAAATACTTTAATGGTACGCTCACAAGAACTGTGGGATCTGTTGGAGAAGTTAGATTTAAATGACAATATTCGGGAAGCAAATACCGCAGCAAAAAAACGTTTTATTGTCAAAGAAAAAAAACCCGTGGCTCTGCCCCATTCGCTGGGGAGCTTTCTATCTACGCCGCTATTTTCTACAGGCGCAAAACTGCGATTACTGAAAGAGCCCTTTGTTGGCGCTTCTCAAAAACAGGATGAAAGTATTGCTAACTTTATTGAGCGTCGCCTCGGAAAACAACCCCTTGATTATGGGGTGAATCCTTTTGTTTCGGGTATCTTTGCCGGCGATCCCAAACAGCTTTCTATTAAACATACCTTCTCGAAACTCTGGGCGATGGAACAAGAACATGGAAGTCTGCTTAAGGGCTTGTTTAAAAAAGGACGCTCCAATAATACTCCGCGAAAAGCGCTGCTTTCTTTTGATGAGGGGAACCAGGTACTCCCCCAAGCGCTGGCGAATACTCTTCCCGAAGGGGTTAATACTTCAGCCACCATCACCTCGGCAACAAATAATAACAACGGATGGACAATTGAAGCAAAAGTAGAAGGAGATACGATCAGGAATCGGCACCATTGTTTAGTATCCACCGTGCCTGTCTATACCGCATCCAACATTTTTAACAATCCCCTTTTTGATGAACTGGCAGACCTCCCCTATGCCCCTCTTAGCGTATTAGCCTTGGGTTATAAAAAAGAGCAGGTTAGTCATCCATTAGATGGATTCGGCATGCTCATCCCCGAAAAAGAAAAGTACAAACTGCTGGGATGTTTATTCTCTTCCACCCTTTTTAAAGGGCGTGCTCCTGAAGGGCATCATCTTATCACCTGTTTTATTGGAGGAGCTCGAAACCCAGATTTGGCCTCAAAACCTGAACAAAAATTACGTTCAATAGTAACAAACGAACTGAGTGAACTACTGGGAGTAGCAGGAGACCCCGTGTTTTGCCATCATAAATTTTGGAATAACGCTATTCCCCAATACGAGGTTGGCTATGATCACTTCATTTCCCAGATGCAAAAAATAGAGCAGCAACAACCGGGGCTCTTCCTCGATGGGAACTTTCGCAATGGGGTATCAGTACCCGATTGTATATCATCAGGAATGGAAACCGCAGAAAAGGTATCCTCATTCTTAAGAGATCATAATAAAAAGGGCTAA
- a CDS encoding extracellular solute-binding protein, whose product MKYLLKVFVAVLTFFLISSCSQSSSDQLVVYSGRSQALVKKLVSDFKEQTGIDIQVRYGNDAELLAVLNEEGEQSPADVYWANTTGALAQANEQGMLTTLPDSLTKKPDAYQSASGKWVPVTARFRVLAYNPETINPEDLPSSVLDLPKMDKFEGRIGWTPTYSSFYDFITALRLTEDNETAKKWLLNMQLLDPKAYSSNTPMVQAIMAGEIDLGLTNHYYVIQTKHGGKEGYFEDHEHYGEKGPNPDANIETYHFDNGDIGNLALVTGVSQLKTADNPELAQKFMSFLLSKKAQEYAAQSVNEYPVTEKAKLPDYMLESKEALKLSPNYDYEQLKQLEGTLNLLREAGII is encoded by the coding sequence ATGAAGTATCTACTAAAAGTATTTGTTGCGGTACTGACGTTTTTTTTAATCAGCTCTTGTAGTCAATCATCTTCTGATCAGCTGGTAGTCTACTCCGGACGGAGTCAGGCACTAGTGAAGAAACTGGTTTCTGACTTTAAAGAACAGACCGGTATCGATATCCAGGTGAGGTATGGTAATGATGCTGAGCTGTTGGCTGTTTTGAATGAGGAGGGCGAACAGAGTCCTGCTGATGTATATTGGGCAAATACGACCGGAGCCCTTGCACAGGCAAACGAACAGGGGATGTTAACAACACTGCCTGATTCGTTAACCAAAAAGCCGGATGCGTATCAATCTGCCAGCGGGAAATGGGTGCCGGTAACGGCTCGATTTCGAGTCTTGGCATACAATCCTGAAACCATAAATCCCGAAGATCTGCCAAGTTCAGTTCTTGATTTGCCGAAAATGGATAAGTTTGAGGGTCGTATTGGATGGACCCCCACTTATTCCAGTTTCTACGATTTTATTACTGCGCTTCGATTAACGGAAGATAACGAAACGGCCAAAAAATGGCTTCTCAATATGCAGCTACTTGACCCCAAAGCTTATAGCTCTAACACCCCGATGGTGCAGGCTATTATGGCTGGTGAGATCGACCTTGGGCTTACCAATCACTATTACGTGATCCAGACAAAGCATGGTGGTAAAGAAGGATATTTTGAGGACCATGAGCATTATGGGGAAAAAGGACCTAATCCTGATGCGAATATTGAAACCTATCATTTTGATAATGGTGATATTGGAAACCTGGCATTGGTAACAGGAGTGTCACAGCTAAAAACTGCTGATAATCCAGAGTTAGCTCAAAAGTTTATGAGCTTCCTGTTGTCAAAGAAGGCTCAGGAATATGCAGCACAATCGGTGAATGAATACCCGGTAACAGAAAAAGCGAAACTTCCTGACTATATGCTGGAGTCAAAAGAGGCTTTGAAATTGAGCCCTAATTACGATTATGAGCAGCTAAAACAATTGGAAGGTACGCTTAACCTACTTAGAGAAGCAGGAATTATTTAA
- a CDS encoding outer membrane beta-barrel protein, protein MRFFKKISLSIALIVAFSAAASAQQGATIGGYGELHYNDVTYKANGDQGPGEFDFHRFILYAGYDFNDWIKFRSELEIEHTYVKDGQGEVALEQAYIDLAFKKSFGARGGIMLVPMGIVNPVHEPPTFNGVERPNVEKYIIPSTWREAGAGVYGKTESGLSYKLYLMAGLKTEGITGSSGIRDARQKAFESSTDNWAVTGRLDYRPNLNLTFGASYFFSHLSSNYKYGSAMEGAAIHMIDGHAIYNNGGFEARGLFVYSSTSNAEDINNTLGNNIGDSQYGGYLELSYDLLRLRDEVTDQQLNLFSRAEVYDTQASTVNVFDNPENERYEYTFGLTYKPVSQVAVKADYQLLTTQGGFNDKHQLNIGIGYNF, encoded by the coding sequence ATGCGCTTTTTTAAAAAAATTAGTTTATCTATTGCTCTTATAGTGGCGTTTTCTGCGGCAGCATCTGCCCAACAGGGAGCTACTATTGGAGGGTATGGAGAACTCCATTATAACGATGTAACTTATAAAGCAAACGGTGATCAAGGGCCGGGTGAATTCGATTTTCATCGTTTTATCTTGTACGCAGGATACGATTTTAATGATTGGATTAAATTCCGTTCAGAGTTAGAAATAGAACATACCTATGTAAAAGATGGTCAGGGCGAAGTTGCTCTTGAGCAAGCTTATATCGATTTGGCTTTTAAAAAGAGTTTTGGTGCCCGGGGTGGTATTATGCTTGTTCCTATGGGGATTGTAAATCCTGTTCATGAACCCCCAACATTTAATGGTGTTGAACGTCCTAATGTAGAGAAGTATATCATTCCATCTACATGGAGAGAAGCAGGTGCAGGAGTTTACGGTAAAACCGAATCTGGATTGAGTTATAAGCTTTATCTGATGGCTGGTTTGAAAACGGAAGGGATTACGGGAAGCAGTGGTATCCGTGATGCTCGCCAAAAGGCTTTTGAATCTTCTACTGATAACTGGGCTGTAACGGGGCGTTTAGACTATCGTCCGAATTTAAACCTTACTTTTGGTGCTTCTTATTTCTTCTCCCATTTATCCTCAAACTATAAGTATGGTTCAGCTATGGAAGGCGCTGCAATTCATATGATTGATGGTCATGCAATTTACAATAACGGGGGTTTTGAAGCCCGTGGTTTGTTTGTATACAGTTCTACTTCTAATGCTGAAGATATCAATAACACCTTAGGGAATAATATAGGTGATTCTCAGTATGGAGGATACCTTGAGCTTTCTTATGATCTTTTGCGTCTAAGAGATGAAGTTACAGACCAGCAGTTGAACCTTTTCAGCCGTGCTGAAGTATATGATACTCAGGCATCAACGGTTAACGTTTTTGATAATCCTGAAAACGAACGATACGAATATACTTTTGGCTTGACCTATAAGCCGGTATCTCAAGTTGCTGTTAAAGCTGATTATCAACTGTTAACCACACAAGGTGGTTTCAATGATAAGCACCAATTAAATATTGGTATAGGATATAACTTCTAA
- a CDS encoding FMN-binding protein, which translates to MNKTVISTFIASIALLVLANNVMGQVHPDELNETLISNSVNEVWGVKEKTQWAKIEVSDSTAQLIEGKLRAKSEVPDTVYIGTISTGKGIQYVLPDIAPSRSEEFTYLLYFDASKKITGIDVLDYRENYGYEIDYSYFRNQFKGKSKAKQVRFRRGIQNISGATISVRSITNSVHDLLLIINQISLPE; encoded by the coding sequence ATGAACAAAACAGTTATTTCGACATTTATTGCGTCTATTGCCTTGTTAGTTTTGGCTAATAACGTCATGGGGCAGGTGCATCCTGATGAACTAAATGAAACACTTATTTCAAATTCGGTAAACGAAGTTTGGGGAGTGAAAGAAAAAACTCAGTGGGCAAAAATTGAAGTTTCCGATAGTACGGCTCAACTAATTGAAGGTAAGTTGCGTGCAAAATCGGAAGTTCCGGATACAGTATATATAGGTACGATTAGTACAGGCAAAGGTATACAATATGTTTTGCCGGATATTGCTCCAAGCCGTTCAGAAGAGTTTACTTACCTTCTATATTTTGATGCTTCAAAAAAGATCACCGGTATTGATGTATTGGATTACCGGGAAAATTATGGATATGAAATTGATTACTCTTATTTTCGGAACCAGTTTAAAGGAAAGTCGAAAGCTAAGCAGGTGAGGTTTAGGAGAGGTATACAGAATATAAGTGGTGCTACGATATCAGTTCGTTCTATAACCAACTCTGTTCATGATCTCTTATTAATTATTAACCAGATATCATTACCCGAATGA